The following are encoded together in the Desulfovibrio sp. Huiquan2017 genome:
- the topA gene encoding type I DNA topoisomerase translates to MPKDLIIVESPAKVKTISKFLGKDYIVDASVGHVRDLPTRDLGVDEENNFAPHYEIIQGKEDVVKRLKAAAKKADTVYLAPDPDREGEAIAWHVAELLKPVNDKIRRIQFNEITSRAVKEALAHAQDLNENLFDSQQARRILDRLVGYKISPILWKNVKRGISAGRVQSVALKILVEREKERRAFRPDEYWPFKVLLAGENPPPFWMDLHKLEGKAVKPGANHVSNADQAESLQEQLEKGAFTVDSVQEKQRKRQPLPPYITSTLQQDANRRMGYSAKRTMSIAQRLYEGVELGQRGTTALITYMRTDSVRIAKEAQEAAKELILDKFGADFYPSKTRNFKTKGGAQDAHEAIRPVDVTITPESVKSFLPAEQYKLYRLVWQRFVASQMAAATFWDTTVLVNAPQTVWRAKGERLLFAGFLAAMDKAKSEEDVELPKLHEGEVLQLNELKKEQKFTQPPPRYSEASLVKTLEELGIGRPSTYAAIISTLIDREYAKLEEKRFAPTELGFTVSDQLSEHFQALMDVGFTAQMESLLDDVADGKKNWEELLKDFGGDFYPTLEKARTEMARSQQVTDIKCDLCGKPMAIKFGKTGEFLGCTGFPTCRNIKNFTRDEQGNIQVVEREKPEDTGVVCEKCGRPMAIKQSRRGEFLGCTGYPDCKSIVNFTRDENGNIKVVESEKPEVVGTCPDCGGELLLKKARTGSRFIACSNYPDCTYAAPFSTGVPCPREGCNGELVEKSSRRGKIFYSCSEYPKCDYAVWNWPISEPCPKCGHPILVRKSTKDKGEHIACPKKGCDYTRPVDE, encoded by the coding sequence ATGCCGAAAGATCTGATCATCGTCGAGTCCCCCGCCAAGGTGAAGACCATCTCCAAGTTCCTGGGAAAGGACTATATAGTCGATGCCTCGGTGGGCCACGTGCGCGATCTGCCCACCCGCGATCTGGGCGTGGACGAGGAGAACAACTTCGCCCCGCACTATGAGATCATCCAGGGCAAAGAGGACGTGGTCAAGCGGCTCAAGGCCGCGGCCAAGAAGGCGGACACCGTCTATCTCGCGCCCGACCCCGACCGCGAGGGCGAGGCCATCGCCTGGCATGTGGCCGAGCTGCTCAAGCCGGTCAACGACAAGATCCGGCGCATCCAGTTCAACGAGATCACGTCCCGGGCGGTCAAGGAGGCCTTGGCCCACGCCCAGGACCTGAACGAAAACCTGTTCGACTCCCAACAGGCCCGGCGCATTCTGGACCGGCTGGTGGGCTACAAGATTTCGCCCATCCTGTGGAAGAACGTGAAGCGCGGCATCTCGGCCGGACGCGTGCAGTCCGTGGCGCTCAAGATCCTGGTGGAACGCGAAAAGGAGCGGCGCGCCTTCAGGCCGGACGAGTACTGGCCGTTCAAGGTGCTCCTGGCGGGCGAGAATCCTCCGCCGTTCTGGATGGACCTGCACAAGCTCGAAGGCAAGGCCGTCAAGCCGGGGGCCAACCACGTGTCCAACGCGGACCAGGCCGAATCCTTGCAGGAACAGCTCGAAAAGGGGGCGTTCACGGTGGATTCCGTGCAGGAGAAGCAGCGCAAGCGCCAGCCCCTGCCGCCGTACATCACCTCCACCCTACAGCAGGACGCCAACCGGCGCATGGGCTACTCGGCCAAGCGGACCATGTCCATTGCCCAGCGGCTCTACGAGGGCGTGGAGCTCGGCCAGCGCGGCACCACCGCCCTGATTACCTACATGCGTACCGACTCCGTGCGTATCGCCAAGGAAGCCCAGGAAGCCGCCAAGGAGCTGATCCTGGACAAGTTCGGGGCGGACTTCTATCCGTCCAAGACCCGGAATTTCAAGACCAAGGGCGGAGCCCAGGACGCGCACGAAGCCATCCGGCCCGTTGACGTGACCATCACGCCCGAGAGCGTGAAGAGCTTTTTGCCCGCCGAGCAATACAAGCTCTACCGTCTCGTCTGGCAACGGTTCGTGGCCTCGCAGATGGCCGCGGCCACCTTCTGGGACACTACCGTGCTGGTCAACGCCCCGCAGACCGTGTGGCGCGCCAAGGGGGAACGGCTGCTCTTCGCCGGTTTCCTGGCCGCCATGGACAAGGCCAAGTCCGAGGAGGACGTGGAATTGCCCAAGCTGCACGAGGGCGAAGTGCTTCAGCTCAATGAACTGAAAAAGGAACAGAAGTTCACCCAGCCGCCGCCGCGTTACTCGGAAGCCTCGCTGGTCAAGACCCTGGAGGAATTGGGCATCGGCAGGCCGTCCACCTACGCGGCCATCATCTCCACCCTCATCGACCGCGAGTATGCCAAGCTTGAGGAAAAGCGGTTCGCGCCCACCGAACTCGGCTTCACCGTGTCCGACCAACTGTCCGAGCATTTCCAGGCCCTCATGGACGTGGGCTTTACCGCCCAGATGGAATCCCTGCTCGACGATGTGGCCGACGGCAAGAAGAACTGGGAGGAACTGCTCAAGGATTTCGGCGGCGACTTCTACCCCACATTGGAGAAGGCACGCACCGAAATGGCCCGTTCCCAGCAGGTCACGGACATCAAGTGCGACCTGTGCGGCAAACCCATGGCCATCAAGTTCGGCAAGACCGGAGAATTCCTGGGTTGCACCGGGTTCCCCACCTGCCGGAACATCAAGAACTTCACCCGCGACGAGCAGGGAAACATTCAGGTCGTGGAGCGCGAAAAGCCCGAAGACACCGGAGTCGTCTGCGAGAAGTGCGGCCGCCCCATGGCCATCAAACAGTCCCGGCGCGGCGAGTTCCTGGGCTGCACCGGGTATCCGGACTGCAAGTCCATCGTCAATTTCACCCGCGACGAGAACGGCAACATCAAGGTCGTGGAATCGGAAAAACCCGAGGTCGTCGGCACCTGCCCGGACTGCGGCGGCGAACTGCTGCTCAAGAAGGCGCGCACCGGATCGCGGTTCATCGCCTGCTCCAATTACCCGGACTGTACCTATGCCGCGCCGTTCTCCACGGGCGTGCCCTGCCCGCGCGAAGGGTGCAACGGCGAGCTGGTGGAAAAATCCTCGCGCCGGGGCAAGATCTTCTACTCCTGCTCCGAGTACCCCAAGTGCGACTACGCGGTCTGGAACTGGCCCATCAGCGAGCCCTGCCCCAAATGCGGCCACCCCATCCTCGTGCGCAAGTCCACCAAGGACAAGGGCGAGCACATCGCCTGCCCCAAAAAAGGCTGCGATTATACCCGTCCGGTGGACGAGTAG
- a CDS encoding twin-arginine translocation signal domain-containing protein, with translation MPSESLNRRDFLKLGALAGAATALAALPVRAQAAPSPVTLDECMAMTPQAMADASGPVSAAWQAILQAAAAIRNPGLRAQVQEILNNPAPTVTKAIGTSEKRAIYKELAAKGLIPDVSEADFLPPSSSASTPPQPFRSAPGSGYASHHAYPGGLCTHTGLNTRVSMALYDGYREVYGYMLDRDVVIAAQLLHDLHKPWVFQWNANGESRTERPLAGTGEHHTLGVAESIARKVPAEVIVAQACAHNHPRTDKDEAQVVGWLTAASIIAGVDPVAYGLLAADGKTLPLPRRQEGFVTHLGDHDWVLTVPANQWVLPIMEKVAVRDYGISRNDLKAKPFHQFRNYVYSQATIMSLYETYAAKGEPELVRTIHAIVTHA, from the coding sequence ATGCCTTCAGAATCTCTAAATCGGCGTGATTTCCTGAAATTGGGCGCCCTGGCGGGTGCCGCCACCGCGCTCGCCGCCCTGCCCGTCCGGGCGCAGGCCGCTCCGTCCCCCGTCACCCTGGATGAATGTATGGCCATGACGCCCCAGGCCATGGCCGACGCCTCGGGCCCGGTGTCCGCCGCCTGGCAAGCCATCCTCCAGGCCGCGGCCGCCATCCGCAACCCCGGCCTGCGCGCCCAGGTCCAGGAAATCCTCAACAACCCCGCGCCCACTGTGACCAAAGCCATCGGAACTTCCGAGAAACGAGCCATCTACAAGGAGCTGGCCGCCAAAGGACTGATCCCGGACGTGTCCGAGGCCGATTTCCTGCCGCCCTCCAGCTCGGCCTCAACCCCGCCCCAGCCCTTCCGTTCCGCGCCCGGATCCGGCTACGCCAGTCACCACGCCTATCCCGGCGGGCTGTGCACCCACACCGGCCTGAACACCCGCGTGTCCATGGCCCTGTACGACGGCTACCGCGAGGTCTACGGCTACATGCTCGACCGCGACGTGGTCATCGCCGCGCAGCTCCTGCACGATCTGCACAAGCCGTGGGTCTTCCAGTGGAACGCCAACGGCGAGTCCCGCACCGAACGGCCCCTGGCCGGGACCGGCGAGCACCATACCCTGGGCGTGGCCGAATCCATCGCCCGCAAGGTGCCCGCCGAGGTCATCGTGGCCCAGGCCTGTGCCCACAATCATCCGCGCACCGACAAGGACGAGGCCCAGGTGGTAGGTTGGCTGACCGCCGCCTCCATCATCGCGGGCGTTGATCCCGTGGCCTACGGCCTGCTCGCCGCCGACGGCAAGACCCTGCCCCTGCCCCGCCGCCAGGAAGGGTTCGTCACCCACCTCGGCGACCACGACTGGGTCCTGACCGTGCCCGCCAACCAGTGGGTCCTGCCCATCATGGAAAAGGTGGCCGTGCGCGACTACGGCATCTCCCGAAACGACCTCAAGGCCAAGCCGTTCCATCAGTTCCGCAACTACGTCTACTCCCAGGCCACCATCATGTCCCTGTACGAAACCTACGCCGCCAAGGGCGAACCCGAACTCGTCCGCACCATCCACGCCATCGTCACCCACGCCTAG
- a CDS encoding YggS family pyridoxal phosphate-dependent enzyme — protein sequence MNERKQELAERTAEVREALADAARQAGRAPGDVTLVAVSKLHPASDIRDLAETGQTEFGENYVQEALAKQDELAGLNVNWHFIGGLQSNKAKYVAGKFALVHSVDSAKLAQALHKKATSLGVVQDILIQVNIAGETQKSGVTVEGLPEMAEAVLGMEGLRLVGLMTMPPFFDDPERARPVFARLRELRDGLEPRLGVLLPHLSMGMTGDFVPAVQEGATLVRIGTRIFGTRPPRG from the coding sequence ATGAACGAGAGAAAACAGGAATTGGCCGAACGGACGGCCGAGGTGCGGGAGGCGTTGGCCGATGCCGCCCGGCAGGCCGGGCGCGCCCCCGGGGACGTGACCCTGGTGGCCGTGTCCAAGCTGCATCCGGCTTCGGACATCCGCGACCTGGCCGAAACCGGCCAGACCGAATTCGGCGAGAACTACGTCCAGGAGGCCCTGGCCAAGCAGGACGAACTGGCCGGACTGAACGTCAACTGGCATTTCATCGGCGGGTTGCAGAGCAACAAGGCCAAATACGTGGCCGGGAAATTCGCCCTGGTGCACAGCGTGGATTCCGCCAAGCTGGCTCAGGCGTTGCATAAAAAGGCGACAAGCCTGGGCGTCGTCCAGGACATCCTGATTCAGGTGAACATTGCGGGGGAAACGCAAAAATCCGGAGTCACGGTGGAAGGCCTGCCCGAAATGGCCGAGGCGGTCCTCGGCATGGAGGGATTGCGGCTCGTCGGACTGATGACAATGCCGCCGTTTTTTGACGATCCCGAGCGCGCCAGGCCGGTGTTCGCCCGGCTGCGGGAGCTGCGCGACGGGTTGGAACCAAGGCTGGGCGTGCTCCTGCCGCACCTGTCCATGGGCATGACCGGCGACTTCGTCCCGGCCGTGCAGGAGGGGGCGACCCTGGTGCGCATCGGCACGCGGATTTTCGGGACGCGGCCGCCGCGCGGCTAA
- a CDS encoding MotA/TolQ/ExbB proton channel family protein, producing the protein MDLGTIIGIVLSFGLVLSAIMTGSSLIIFVSVPSLLIVVGGTIGAGLVNYPMNYIIGVIGVIKNTFFSSLDSPAEIIDRFKDYANRARREGILSLEPLIKEIDDDYMRKGLQLTVDGLEPQTIQEILETEISYLAERHATGADVVSALGTLAPAMGMIGTVIGLVQMLQTMSDPSSIGPAMAVALLTTLYGAIIANLVLMPMAGKLKARSKEEILLREMIMEGILSISKGENPRIIEEKLNSYLPPKDRIVSD; encoded by the coding sequence ATGGATCTGGGTACCATAATCGGCATCGTCCTCTCCTTCGGACTGGTCCTGTCGGCCATCATGACGGGCTCCAGCCTGATCATCTTCGTGTCCGTGCCCTCCCTGCTTATCGTGGTGGGCGGCACCATCGGGGCCGGGCTGGTCAACTACCCCATGAACTACATCATCGGGGTCATCGGCGTCATCAAGAACACCTTCTTTTCCAGCCTGGATTCCCCGGCCGAGATCATCGACCGTTTCAAGGACTACGCCAACCGCGCCCGCCGCGAAGGCATCCTCTCGCTGGAACCGCTCATCAAGGAGATCGACGACGACTACATGCGCAAGGGGCTGCAACTGACCGTGGACGGCCTGGAACCGCAGACCATCCAGGAAATCCTGGAAACCGAAATATCCTACCTGGCCGAACGGCACGCCACGGGCGCGGACGTGGTCTCGGCCCTGGGCACCCTGGCTCCGGCCATGGGCATGATCGGCACAGTCATCGGCCTGGTGCAGATGCTCCAGACCATGAGCGACCCGTCCTCGATCGGTCCGGCCATGGCCGTGGCCCTGCTGACCACCCTGTACGGCGCGATCATCGCCAACCTCGTGCTCATGCCCATGGCGGGCAAGCTCAAGGCGCGCAGCAAGGAGGAAATCCTGCTGCGCGAAATGATCATGGAAGGCATCCTGTCCATCTCCAAGGGCGAGAACCCGCGCATCATCGAGGAGAAACTGAACAGCTACCTGCCGCCCAAGGACAGGATCGTCTCGGACTAA
- a CDS encoding flagellar motor protein MotB → MAKKKKKPDCEDMPLWMVTFADCMTLMLTFFILLVSMATIDQRRKLVALGSIIGTFGFDKASYEVFSKKDTKKTVEPGPIDTGDLEPLQALKWENVDDDINFSSSRFVQILSINASLLFGPDGYTLSAEGRATLGRFLPLLKQVKYPLLLAGHTSDLRDEMDMNYKPEDDHRNPDLSWKLSLNRTLAIYRYLLDSGMSPDMLRVEAFGKYRPHYPPDTRENRARNRRVDIVLDKRSSRLGDRIVETMPVVPERKDSMSVDGFEFDVSTPPELR, encoded by the coding sequence ATGGCCAAGAAGAAGAAAAAACCGGACTGCGAGGACATGCCGCTGTGGATGGTCACGTTCGCGGACTGCATGACCCTCATGCTGACCTTCTTCATCCTGCTCGTGTCCATGGCCACCATCGACCAGCGGCGCAAGCTCGTGGCCCTGGGCTCCATCATCGGCACCTTCGGCTTCGACAAGGCGTCCTACGAGGTCTTTTCCAAGAAGGACACCAAGAAAACCGTTGAGCCCGGCCCCATCGATACCGGCGACCTGGAGCCGCTCCAGGCCCTGAAATGGGAAAACGTGGACGACGACATCAATTTTTCCTCCAGCCGGTTCGTCCAGATCTTGTCCATCAACGCCAGCCTCCTGTTCGGCCCGGACGGATACACCCTCAGTGCCGAAGGCCGGGCCACCCTGGGCCGCTTCCTGCCCCTGCTCAAGCAGGTCAAATACCCGCTGCTTCTGGCCGGGCACACCTCGGACCTGCGCGACGAAATGGACATGAACTACAAGCCCGAGGACGACCACCGGAACCCGGACCTCTCCTGGAAGCTTTCGCTGAACCGGACCCTGGCCATCTACCGCTACCTGCTCGACAGCGGCATGAGCCCGGACATGCTCCGCGTGGAGGCCTTCGGCAAGTACCGCCCGCACTACCCGCCGGACACCCGGGAAAACCGGGCCCGCAACCGGCGGGTGGACATCGTCCTGGACAAGCGCTCCAGCCGGTTGGGCGACCGCATCGTGGAGACCATGCCCGTGGTGCCCGAGCGCAAGGATTCCATGAGCGTGGACGGCTTCGAATTCGACGTCTCCACCCCACCGGAGCTGCGTTAG
- a CDS encoding flagellar motor protein MotB, whose product MGKKKKEEQCPPLALWLVTFSDLMTLLLTFFVLLLSMASMDNSILTKVTLTTADLGLLDKRGSGRVNAKERLIVELMEKPWEVLDKQQRIKDLLFPDDTLPDEISKSDLNDNLDVLAKQDGVALVFTDQILFAPGGSSLSDKGKYLMARLVPMMTQTDAPINVAGYADASDASRTPLELSGDRALAVLAYLVDKGVPNARFSLSAYGNAFPVINELGRPVASPKNRRVEILLKTARPIGGY is encoded by the coding sequence ATGGGCAAGAAAAAAAAGGAAGAGCAATGTCCGCCCCTGGCCCTGTGGCTGGTGACCTTTTCGGACCTCATGACCCTGCTGCTGACCTTCTTCGTCCTGCTCCTGTCCATGGCCTCCATGGACAACTCGATCCTGACCAAGGTCACGCTGACCACGGCGGACCTCGGTCTGCTCGACAAACGCGGTTCGGGCCGGGTCAACGCCAAGGAACGGCTCATCGTGGAGCTTATGGAGAAGCCTTGGGAGGTCCTGGACAAACAACAGCGCATCAAGGACCTGCTTTTCCCGGATGACACCCTGCCCGACGAGATCAGCAAGTCCGACCTGAACGACAACCTCGACGTCCTGGCCAAGCAGGACGGCGTGGCCCTGGTCTTCACCGACCAGATCCTGTTCGCGCCCGGCGGATCCTCGTTGTCCGACAAGGGCAAATATCTCATGGCCCGGCTGGTGCCGATGATGACCCAGACCGATGCGCCCATCAACGTGGCCGGGTACGCCGACGCGTCCGACGCCAGCCGGACGCCGCTCGAACTGTCCGGGGACCGGGCCCTGGCGGTGCTCGCCTACCTGGTGGACAAGGGCGTGCCCAATGCGCGATTCTCCCTGTCCGCCTACGGCAACGCCTTCCCGGTGATCAATGAACTGGGCAGGCCGGTCGCCTCGCCCAAGAATCGGCGGGTGGAAATACTGCTCAAGACCGCCCGGCCCATCGGCGGATACTGA
- a CDS encoding flagellar basal body-associated FliL family protein, with translation MAQEELTQEEGKKKKSGLIKWIIIVVLLAALGVGGWFGYKMFFATPAEDAASQQDAAGDPGKPAEQLEGQIVPLPTFLVNLADPLGRRYLKLGVEVEVRDAEAQADLTKYEAKIKDTLLLLLSSKTYEGLSTMQAKVELKQEIADRLNQIIGNGGVLRVYITEMVIQ, from the coding sequence ATGGCGCAAGAAGAATTGACCCAGGAAGAAGGAAAAAAGAAAAAGAGCGGCTTGATCAAGTGGATCATCATCGTCGTCCTGCTGGCCGCGCTGGGCGTGGGCGGCTGGTTCGGCTACAAGATGTTTTTCGCCACGCCCGCCGAGGACGCCGCCTCCCAACAGGACGCCGCGGGCGACCCCGGCAAGCCTGCCGAGCAACTGGAGGGCCAAATCGTGCCCCTGCCCACGTTCCTGGTCAACCTGGCCGATCCGCTGGGCCGCCGCTACCTGAAACTCGGGGTGGAGGTGGAGGTGCGCGACGCCGAGGCCCAGGCCGACCTGACCAAGTACGAGGCCAAGATCAAGGACACCCTGCTCCTGCTCCTGTCGAGCAAGACCTACGAAGGACTGTCCACCATGCAGGCCAAGGTGGAGCTCAAGCAGGAGATTGCCGACAGGTTGAATCAAATCATCGGCAACGGCGGGGTGCTCCGGGTCTACATCACGGAAATGGTCATCCAGTAG
- the fliN gene encoding flagellar motor switch protein FliN, giving the protein MADDQDKLAQEWADALLETGDSDDPLGSLDDVTDPSEAGSANMGNDDEALADEWAAALAETEQEEVRHEKEQAFLSTQTHDYELPDMGPEAKAGSSSGKRDLDFILDIPLEVSAELGRTKLLINELLQLGQGSVVELNKLAGEPLEIYVNGKLVARGEAVVINEKFGIRLTDIISPIERVKQLG; this is encoded by the coding sequence ATGGCTGACGATCAGGATAAACTCGCGCAGGAATGGGCCGATGCCCTGCTGGAAACCGGCGATTCGGACGATCCCCTCGGGAGCCTGGACGATGTGACCGACCCGTCCGAGGCGGGCAGCGCCAACATGGGCAACGACGACGAGGCCCTGGCCGACGAGTGGGCCGCGGCCCTGGCCGAAACCGAGCAGGAAGAGGTCCGTCACGAAAAGGAACAGGCTTTCCTGTCCACCCAGACCCACGACTACGAACTGCCCGACATGGGCCCCGAAGCCAAGGCGGGCAGCTCCTCGGGCAAGCGGGACCTGGACTTCATCCTGGACATCCCCTTGGAGGTCTCGGCCGAACTGGGGCGCACCAAGCTGTTGATCAACGAGCTCCTGCAATTGGGCCAGGGATCGGTGGTCGAGCTGAACAAGCTGGCCGGCGAACCGCTCGAAATCTATGTCAACGGCAAATTGGTGGCGCGTGGCGAAGCCGTGGTCATCAACGAAAAATTCGGTATTCGGCTGACGGACATCATCAGCCCCATCGAGCGGGTGAAGCAGCTTGGCTAG
- the fliO gene encoding flagellar biosynthetic protein FliO, producing the protein MASPAPAVAPMQLPAVDSGATILTTAGYLFLLLGVIFLAYWLLRRFGVPGALAGSGRNGPRLVSRLMLGNRQSVAVVRYRDKDLLLGVTEHNVTLLDEGEAAPEPEQTERKSFASILQRSSVRD; encoded by the coding sequence TTGGCTAGTCCCGCTCCGGCCGTCGCCCCCATGCAACTTCCGGCCGTGGATTCGGGAGCGACCATCCTGACCACCGCCGGATACCTCTTCCTGCTGCTGGGCGTCATTTTTCTGGCCTACTGGCTGCTCAGGCGGTTCGGCGTCCCCGGCGCACTGGCCGGTTCCGGCCGGAACGGGCCCAGGCTGGTCAGCCGACTGATGCTCGGCAACCGCCAATCCGTGGCCGTGGTCCGCTACCGCGACAAGGACCTGCTGCTCGGCGTGACCGAGCACAACGTCACTCTCCTCGACGAGGGGGAGGCCGCCCCGGAACCGGAACAGACCGAGCGCAAGTCCTTCGCCTCGATCCTCCAGCGGAGCTCCGTCCGTGACTAG
- the fliP gene encoding flagellar type III secretion system pore protein FliP (The bacterial flagellar biogenesis protein FliP forms a type III secretion system (T3SS)-type pore required for flagellar assembly.), with protein sequence MTSRVRLVALLALLAAVLLPALSWAQGPVIPKLSMELAAGQADPQEVSTLLEILFLLTILSLAPAILLTMTSFTRIIIVFHFIRQAMGTQQMPPNQILTALAIFMTMVIMYPVGKAVNETALQPYMNETINFTEALTRAQVPIRQFMFKHTREKDLSIFYSITKEPRPENKAEVPTIMLVAAYTISELKTGFTIGFLIYIPFLILDMVVASILLAMGMMMLPPVMISLPFKILLFILIDGWNLLVGSLVNTFQ encoded by the coding sequence GTGACTAGCCGCGTCCGCCTCGTCGCCCTGCTGGCGCTGCTGGCCGCCGTGCTTCTCCCGGCCCTGTCCTGGGCACAGGGGCCGGTCATCCCCAAGCTGTCCATGGAGCTGGCCGCGGGCCAGGCCGATCCGCAGGAAGTCTCCACGCTGCTGGAGATTCTCTTCCTGCTGACCATCCTGTCCCTCGCCCCGGCCATCCTGCTGACCATGACCTCCTTCACCCGGATCATCATCGTCTTCCACTTCATCCGGCAGGCCATGGGCACCCAGCAGATGCCGCCCAACCAAATCCTGACAGCCCTGGCCATCTTCATGACCATGGTCATCATGTATCCGGTGGGCAAGGCCGTCAACGAGACCGCGCTTCAGCCGTACATGAACGAGACCATCAATTTCACCGAGGCCCTGACACGGGCCCAGGTCCCCATCCGCCAGTTCATGTTCAAGCATACCCGCGAGAAGGACCTGTCCATATTTTACTCCATCACCAAGGAGCCGCGCCCCGAGAACAAGGCGGAGGTCCCGACCATCATGCTGGTGGCCGCCTACACCATCTCCGAACTCAAGACCGGCTTCACCATCGGCTTTCTGATCTACATCCCGTTCCTCATCCTGGATATGGTGGTCGCCTCCATCCTGCTGGCCATGGGCATGATGATGTTGCCGCCGGTCATGATCTCGCTGCCGTTCAAAATTTTGCTGTTCATCCTCATCGACGGCTGGAACCTGCTGGTGGGCTCCCTGGTCAACACGTTCCAGTGA
- the fliQ gene encoding flagellar biosynthesis protein FliQ yields MTPEFVVGFARQAIEMTLVISLPMLGIGMAVGIFISIIQAATQIQEMTLTMVPKIIAIFLALLLAFPWIMDKMTAYTTNLFLNLPNYIR; encoded by the coding sequence ATGACACCGGAATTCGTTGTCGGTTTTGCCAGACAGGCCATCGAAATGACCCTGGTCATCTCCCTGCCCATGCTCGGCATCGGCATGGCCGTGGGCATCTTCATCTCCATCATCCAGGCCGCCACCCAGATCCAGGAGATGACCCTGACCATGGTGCCCAAGATCATCGCCATCTTCCTTGCCCTCCTCCTGGCCTTCCCATGGATCATGGACAAGATGACCGCTTACACCACGAATCTCTTCCTGAACCTGCCCAACTACATCCGCTAG